In the genome of Spea bombifrons isolate aSpeBom1 chromosome 11, aSpeBom1.2.pri, whole genome shotgun sequence, one region contains:
- the CASP2 gene encoding caspase-2 isoform X2, with protein sequence MAGGMKDYHRKALKRKRLLLLKEMVPKELLQHLMSEGILTDYMYDKIAAESVPYDQNIALLNLLPKRGPQAFQVFCKALRETEQDHLANQLEEQVVDVDVFATPQTFPPPVQETGPRRMLYESSMQLSNRAAPAQSSEDSIDNGDGPVMVPYCSVEFYRSHYKEAYNLTSCPRGLAIIINNVDFYTPELDSRKGGEVDTASLKQLFTLLRYEVSVHQNLKAQDMRCELAKFSRRSEHARLDSCIVAILSHGVDGAVYGADGHLVQLKEVFSMLDNAHCPQLQNKPKMFFIQACRGEETDRGVDQRDGREQSSSPGCEEMDARKELMKVKLPTQSDMICAYACLRGTVSMRNTKRGSWFVEALMSVFSQHAKDTHVADMLVKVNALIKEREGHAPGTEYHRCKEMSEYCSTLCRKLYLFPGLQP encoded by the exons ATGGCGGGAGGCATGAAGGATTACCATAGAAAGGCTCTGAAAAGGAAGAGGCTCCttctgttaaaagaaatggtgcCCAAAGAGCTGCTGCAGCATCTGATGTCAGAAGGGATTTTAACAGACTACATGTATGACAAGATAGCC GCTGAGTCGGTCCCGTACGATCAGAACATCGCATTACTTAACCTGCTTCCCAAAAGAGGTCCCCAGGCGTTCCAAGTGTTTTGCAAAGCTCTGCGAGAAACAGAGCAAGATCACCTAGCCAACCAGTTAGAAGAGCAGGTAGTGGACGTTGATGTGTTTGCCACACCACAG ACATTTCCACCCCCTGTGCAGGAGACCGGCCCCAGAAGAATGCTTTATG AATCTTCGATGCAGTTGTCTAACAGAGCCGCCCCCGCCCAATCCTCAGAAGATAGTATTGACAATGGCGATGGCCCAGTCATGGTGCCTTATTGCAGTGTTGAGTTTTACAGGTCCCACTACAAAGAG GCGTACAACCTTACCTCCTGCCCGCGTGGTCTCGCCATTATCATCAATAATGTTGATTTCTACACGCCGGAACTGGATTCTCGTAAAGGGGGTGAAGTGGACACTGCGTCTTTGAAGCAGCTATTTACACTCCTGCGCTATGAAGTCAGCGTCCATCAAAACCTTAAAGCTCAG GACATGCGCTGCGAGCTGGCCAAGTTCTCCAGACGGTCGGAGCATGCCAGACTCGACTCTTGCATAGTGGCCATTCTCTCCCATGGGGTTGACGGAGCGGTGTACGGTGCTGACGGCCACCTCGTTCAG CTGAAGGAGGTGTTTTCCATGCTTGACAACGCTCACTGCCCACAATTACAGAACAagcctaaaatgttttttattcagGCCTGCCGAGGAG AGGAGACAGACAGAGGAGTTGATCAGCGTGATGGCAGGGAGCAGTCGTCCTCTCCAGGCTGCGAGGAGATGGATGCTAGGAAGGAGCTCATGAAGGTTAAACTACCGACACAGTCGGACATGATCTGCGCCTACGCCTGTCTCCGAG GTACAGTTTCCATGCGGAATACGAAACGCGGATCGTGGTTTGTAGAGGCGCTTATGTCCGTCTTCTCTCAGCACGCTAAGGACACCCATGTGGCTGACATGTTGGTGAAG GTGAACGCTCTGATTAAGGAACGCGAGGGCCACGCTCCTGGCACCGAATACCATCGCTGTAAAGAGATGTCCGAGTATTGCAGCACGCTCTGTCGCAAGCTCTATCTGTTCCCAGGCCTCCAGCCCTAG
- the CASP2 gene encoding caspase-2 isoform X1, whose translation MAGGMKDYHRKALKRKRLLLLKEMVPKELLQHLMSEGILTDYMYDKIAAESVPYDQNIALLNLLPKRGPQAFQVFCKALRETEQDHLANQLEEQVVDVDVFATPQKTFPPPVQETGPRRMLYESSMQLSNRAAPAQSSEDSIDNGDGPVMVPYCSVEFYRSHYKEAYNLTSCPRGLAIIINNVDFYTPELDSRKGGEVDTASLKQLFTLLRYEVSVHQNLKAQDMRCELAKFSRRSEHARLDSCIVAILSHGVDGAVYGADGHLVQLKEVFSMLDNAHCPQLQNKPKMFFIQACRGEETDRGVDQRDGREQSSSPGCEEMDARKELMKVKLPTQSDMICAYACLRGTVSMRNTKRGSWFVEALMSVFSQHAKDTHVADMLVKVNALIKEREGHAPGTEYHRCKEMSEYCSTLCRKLYLFPGLQP comes from the exons ATGGCGGGAGGCATGAAGGATTACCATAGAAAGGCTCTGAAAAGGAAGAGGCTCCttctgttaaaagaaatggtgcCCAAAGAGCTGCTGCAGCATCTGATGTCAGAAGGGATTTTAACAGACTACATGTATGACAAGATAGCC GCTGAGTCGGTCCCGTACGATCAGAACATCGCATTACTTAACCTGCTTCCCAAAAGAGGTCCCCAGGCGTTCCAAGTGTTTTGCAAAGCTCTGCGAGAAACAGAGCAAGATCACCTAGCCAACCAGTTAGAAGAGCAGGTAGTGGACGTTGATGTGTTTGCCACACCACAG AAGACATTTCCACCCCCTGTGCAGGAGACCGGCCCCAGAAGAATGCTTTATG AATCTTCGATGCAGTTGTCTAACAGAGCCGCCCCCGCCCAATCCTCAGAAGATAGTATTGACAATGGCGATGGCCCAGTCATGGTGCCTTATTGCAGTGTTGAGTTTTACAGGTCCCACTACAAAGAG GCGTACAACCTTACCTCCTGCCCGCGTGGTCTCGCCATTATCATCAATAATGTTGATTTCTACACGCCGGAACTGGATTCTCGTAAAGGGGGTGAAGTGGACACTGCGTCTTTGAAGCAGCTATTTACACTCCTGCGCTATGAAGTCAGCGTCCATCAAAACCTTAAAGCTCAG GACATGCGCTGCGAGCTGGCCAAGTTCTCCAGACGGTCGGAGCATGCCAGACTCGACTCTTGCATAGTGGCCATTCTCTCCCATGGGGTTGACGGAGCGGTGTACGGTGCTGACGGCCACCTCGTTCAG CTGAAGGAGGTGTTTTCCATGCTTGACAACGCTCACTGCCCACAATTACAGAACAagcctaaaatgttttttattcagGCCTGCCGAGGAG AGGAGACAGACAGAGGAGTTGATCAGCGTGATGGCAGGGAGCAGTCGTCCTCTCCAGGCTGCGAGGAGATGGATGCTAGGAAGGAGCTCATGAAGGTTAAACTACCGACACAGTCGGACATGATCTGCGCCTACGCCTGTCTCCGAG GTACAGTTTCCATGCGGAATACGAAACGCGGATCGTGGTTTGTAGAGGCGCTTATGTCCGTCTTCTCTCAGCACGCTAAGGACACCCATGTGGCTGACATGTTGGTGAAG GTGAACGCTCTGATTAAGGAACGCGAGGGCCACGCTCCTGGCACCGAATACCATCGCTGTAAAGAGATGTCCGAGTATTGCAGCACGCTCTGTCGCAAGCTCTATCTGTTCCCAGGCCTCCAGCCCTAG